A single window of Silurus meridionalis isolate SWU-2019-XX chromosome 11, ASM1480568v1, whole genome shotgun sequence DNA harbors:
- the atg101 gene encoding autophagy-related protein 101 yields the protein MNCRSEVLEVSLEARQVDEAMAALLHTIILHRSTGKFHYKKEGTYCMGTVGTQDVDCDFIDFTYVRVSSDELERVIRKTVNEFKDALGNSGSDGMGQISLEFYQKKKSRWPFSDECIPWEVWTIKVNVVNLANEQERQICREKVGEKLGEKVINIVEVINRHEYLPKMPTQSEVDNVFDTSLKDVQPYLYKITYQITDSLGTSVSTTMRRLIKDTLAL from the exons atGAATTGTCGCTCGGAGGTGTTGGAGGTGTCCCTGGAGGCCCGGCAGGTGGATGAGGCCATGGCGGCGCTGCTGCACACCATCATCCTGCACCGCAGCACCGGGAAGTTCCACTATAAGAAGGAGGGGACGTACTGTATGGGGACAGTGGGGACACAAGACGTGGACTGCGACTTCATCGACTTCACCTACGTGAGGGTTTCATCCGACGAGCTCGAGCGCGTCATCAGGAAGACCGTCAACGAGTTTAAG GATGCTCTCGGGAACTCGGGCAGCGACGGAATGGGTCAGATCTCTTTGGAGTTCTACCAGAAAAAGAAGTCGCGCTGGCCCTTCTCGGACGAGTGTATCCCCTGGGAGGTGTGGACCATCAAGGTGAACGTGGTGAACCTGGCCAACGAGCAGGAGCGTCAGATCTGCAGGGAGAAGGTGGGCGAGAAACTCGGCGAGAAGGTCATCAACATCGTGGAGGTCATCAACCGGCACGAGTACCTTCCCAAGATGCCCACGCAGTCCGAGGTGGACAACGTGTTCGACACCAGCCTGAAGGACGTCCAGCCGTACCTGTACAAGATCACGTATCAGATCACGGATTCTCTCGGGACGTCGGTGAGCACCACCATGAGGAGGCTCATCAAAGACACGCTGGCGCTGTAA
- the zbtb21 gene encoding zinc finger and BTB domain-containing protein 21 has translation MMESLVHYSSPAHAVSLLSVLNEQRLKGQFCDVVLMAGEHRYPAHRSVLAASSEYFHTLFSRRDSENRDVIQLDFCEPEAFEIVLNYIYSSSLFVDRGSLAVIQELGYSLGIPFLTNIMSTRPQVSYCVTRKSLSFPEEDDGSSTKRSVIVHQGGVGVGPRGNTIQHGKASRRTAEETQPASGLDYHPSEYVQLTEIGMNLSKSAQKEHEDESKSITPSLPSILKGRVEYRAPSVRPQLTSSVSFSETIQHLNSDLADDSMEEVKREETFDLKSVSGSHLGQNQTVDRSGPLIKSLLRRSLSMDSPVPVFSPVLELKDSQSREQPVIKPETNPVESPSFGSKHHLPPLILRSKQHNVLTREGKDTQVDNRVTVKMEASSPLADPSEIIRVTVEDNLPVNFRDFQNFEESSRGYFSPSVKRRLPLDSNSNTFKRSKVMNDDEDGVARDSPHSTEDQEPGELRPTKMFKCWSCMKVFRSNAGLYRHVNMYHNPEKPYACDICHKRFHTNFKVWTHCQTQHGVVQNPAASSSSYSVLDEKFQRKLIDIVREREIKKALIMKLRRNKQGHQSQPFAKKSRRSRSYGCPYCGKMFFFQSHFKLHMKGHTSERASMDAQDEEGLHEHQEQTGHVKENQDKEIFPCRLCNVKLFSLSELEDHERACRYATVCPYCGLRFSNTLVKKDHEAHCKYKKLTCLECMRTFKSSFSIWRHQVEVHNQNMMTVREQLTFGYHDVNQELPGTPLTPKEATREDATYGDSEDSSSYLPEDLSSAHNQGKLVVKEEPQEEPVMDREPSAPEEPGVQPCEKCGKLFGSHKALERHQELLCHIKPFICHICHKAFRTNFRLWSHYQSHMSSEEPASRQTDRPPCSPCSSPTLTICTQEPLTSQASSPKSGPTEATVLEEEPRTLTSSLSKSELAEQEKQDGDFTHSRSDSTRNPETSQESDTLFYHAPTLSALTFKRQYMCKLCHRTFKTAFSLWSHEQSHTHI, from the coding sequence aTGATGGAGAGCCTGGTGCACTACAGTAGCCCCGCCCATGCCGTCTCTCTGCTGAGCGTGTTAAACGAGCAGCGTCTGAAAGGACAGTTCTGTGACGTGGTGCTGATGGCAGGTGAACATCGCTACCCGGCTCACAGGAGCGTCCTGGCTGCTAGCAGCGAGTACTTCCACACTCTGTTCTCCAGGAGAGACTCGGAGAACCGAGACGTGATCCAGTTGGACTTCTGCGAGCCTGAGGCTTTCGAGATTGTGCTGAACTACATCTACTCCTCGTCCCTGTTTGTAGACAGAGGGAGCCTGGCGGTGATCCAGGAGCTGGGCTACAGTTTAGGCATCCCGTTCCTGACTAATATAATGTCCACCAGGCCTCAGGTGTCCTACTGTGTGACTCGCAAAAGCTTGAGTTTTCCTGAAGAGGACGACGGGTCGTCCACAAAGAGGAGCGTTATCGTACACCAAGGAGGAGTGGGCGTCGGCCCCAGAGGGAACACGATCCAACACGGAAAAGCGTCGAGGCGTACGGCGGAGGAGACTCAGCCTGCATCGGGTTTGGATTACCATCCGTCGGAATACGTTCAATTAACTGAAATAGGTATGAATCTTAGCAAAAGCGCTCAGAAAGAGCACGAGGACGAGTCGAAGTCCATCACTCCGTCTCTGCCGTCCATCCTCAAGGGTCGTGTAGAGTACAGAGCGCCCTCGGTACGCCCGCAATTGACCTCATCTGTGTCCTTCAGTGAAACCATACAGCACCTAAACTCCGATCTGGCAGACGACTCGATGGAGGAAGTGAAACGCGAAGAGACTTTCGACTTGAAGTCGGTCTCCGGATCACATCTGGGACAGAACCAAACAGTAGACCGGAGCGGACCGCTGATTAAAAGCCTTCTCCGTAGATCCTTATCCATGGACAGCCCGGTTCCTGTTTTCTCTCCGGTTTTGGAGCTGAAGGACTCACAGAGCAGGGAGCAACCTGTCATAAAACCTGAGACGAACCCGGTGGAGTCTCCTTCGTTCGGGAGCAAACATCACTTGCCTCCACTCATTCTCAGGTCCAAACAGCATAACGTGTTAACCAGGGAAGGAAAAGACACTCAGGTAGACAACAGAGTGACGGTCAAGATGGAGGCCAGCAGCCCGTTAGCCGATCCTTCAGAAATCATACGGGTCACGGTGGAGGACAATCTGCCTGTCAACTTTCGAGATTTCCAGAATTTTGAGGAAAGTTCAAGGGGATACTTCAGTCCTTCTGTGAAAAGGAGGTTACCGTTGGACAGCAATTCAAACACCTTTAAACGATCCAAAGTGATGAACGACGATGAGGACGGCGTCGCCAGGGATTCACCTCACAGCACAGAGGATCAGGAACCTGGAGAACTGAGGCCGACGAAGATGTTCAAATGCTGGAGCTGCATGAAGGTGTTCAGGTCAAATGCAGGACTTTATCGCCACGTGAACATGTACCATAACCCAGAGAAGCCTTACGCATGCGACATCTGCCACAAGCGCTTTCATACGAACTTTAAGGTCTGGACACACTGTCAAACCCAACACGGCGTAGTCCAGAACCCTGCGGCTTCTTCCAGCTCCTACTCAGTGCTGGATGAGAAGTTTCAGAGAAAACTCATAGACATAGTGCGAGAGCGGGAGATAAAGAAAGCCTTGATCATGAAGCTCAGGAGAAACAAGCAAGGCCATCAATCTCAGCCGTTTGCCAAGAAAAGCCGGAGGTCGAGGTCTTACGGGTGTCCCTACTGCGGAAAAATGTTCTTCTTCCAGTCGCATTTTAAGCTGCACATGAAAGGACACACTTCAGAGAGAGCCAGCATGGACGCACAAGATGAGGAAGGTCTACACGAGCATCAGGAGCAAACGGGACACGTCAAGGAGAACCAGGACAAAGAGATCTTTCCCTGCAGGCTCTGCAATGTAAAACTCTTCTCCCTGAGCGAGCTGGAGGATCACGAGAGAGCGTGTCGCTACGCAACTGTCTGTCCTTACTGCGGCCTCAGGTTCTCCAACACGCTGGTGAAGAAGGATCACGAGGCTCACTGCAAGTACAAAAAGCTGACCTGCCTCGAGTGCATGCGCACTTTCAAGTCCTCCTTTAGCATTTGGCGCCATCAGGTTGAAGTCCACAACCAGAACATGATGACCGTCAGGGAGCAGCTGACCTTTGGGTACCACGACGTTAACCAAGAACTTCCCGGGACACCGCTGACGCCTAAAGAGGCGACGAGAGAAGACGCGACGTACGGCGACTCCGAAGACTCTTCTTCTTACCTCCCAGAGGATCTCAGCTCGGCCCACAATCAGGGCAAGCTCGTCGTTAAAGAGGAACCGCAGGAGGAACCGGTGATGGACAGAGAACCCTCAGCTCCTGAGGAACCAGGCGTGCAGCCTTGTGAGAAATGCGGCAAACTCTTCGGCTCTCACAAAGCCCTCGAGCGCCACCAGGAGCTTCTCTGCCACATCAAGCCCTTCATCTGCCATATCTGCCACAAAGCGTTTCGGACCAACTTCCGCCTCTGGAGCCACTATCAGTCCCACATGTCGTCTGAGGAACCCGCGagcagacagacggacagaccgCCGTGCTCTCCGTGCTCGTCTCCGACTCTTACCATCTGCACCCAGGAGCCTCTGACCTCACAGGCGTCTTCGCCGAAATCAGGTCCGACCGAAGCCACCGTCCTGGAGGAGGAGCCCAGAACCCTCACTTCTTCTCTGTCGAAATCCGAGCTAGCCGAGCAGGAAAAACAAGATGGAGATTTCACTCACTCCAGGTCGGACAGCACTAGAAATCCAGAAACTTCTCAGGAATCAGACACGCTCTTTTATCACGCGCCCACGCTCTCGGCTCTGACGTTTAAGAGGCAGTACATGTGCAAACTCTGCCACAGGACCTTCAAAACTGCTTTCAGCCTGTGGAGTCACGAGCAGAGCCACACtcacatctaa
- the rad51c gene encoding DNA repair protein RAD51 homolog 3 — translation MIRTVSGSPLAPSVKVKLINAGFQTAADLTEVQSLQLCKAAGISQEEADEALQTLHDHSLPLQQRAAVQGLTALDLLHQEESWGNIVTFCSELDNVLGGGVPVGNTTEICGVPGIGKTQLCMQLAVDVQIPVCFGGLGGEAMFIDTEGGFVVQRLVGVAKAAVEHCAALVEDEEQRSALESFTVEKILSGVFLVRCQDHVELLAELHLLPDFLRTHPQVRLVLIDSVASPFRQDLHDLSQRTRLLHGLAQHLTHLSAQHGTAVVLTNQMTTKVSPGHTHLVPALGETWGHAATQRLILHWEGAQRFATLNKSSSRKDATVPYNITVDGFRDASISVSSVLSHSPAAGSHSKRPRTENQHT, via the exons ATGATCAGAACCGTGTCCGGTTCTCCTCTGGCTCCTTCTGTGAAGGTCAAATTAATAAACGCAGGTTTTCAAACAGCTGCAGATCTGACTGAGGTGCAGTCACTCCAGCTGTGCAAAG CAGCAGGAATCTCTCAGGAGGAGGCTGATGAAGCGTTGCAGACGCTGCATGACCATTCCTTACCCCTCCAGCAGAGGGCAGCAGTACAGGGTCTAACAGCGCTGGATCTCCTGCACCAGGAGGAGTCTTGGGGCAACATCGTGACCTTCTGCTCTGAGCTGGACAATGTGCTCGGAGGTGGGGTTCCTGTGGGGAACACCACGGAAATCTGTGGTGTCCCAGGCATCGGAAAAACCCAGCTGTG catgcAGCTGGCTGTAGATGTGCAGATCCCAGTATGTTTTGGAGGACTTGGTGGTGAAGCCATGTTCATCGACACCGAGGGTGGGTTTGTGGTGCAGCGGCTGGTGGGCGTGGCCAAGGCTGCGGTGGAGCACTGCGCCGCTCTGGTGGAGGACGAAG agCAGCGTAGTGCTTTAGAAAGCTTCACGGTTGAGAAGATCCTCTCCGGCGTCTTCCTGGTCCGCTGTCAGGATCACGTGGAGCTGCTCGCTGAGCTTCACCTGCTGCCCGACTTCCTGAGGACACACCCACAG GTGCGGTTGGTGCTGATTGACAGTGTGGCTTCTCCGTTCAGACAAGACCTGCATGATCTCTCCCAGAGGACACGCCTCCTACACGGTCTCGCCCAACATCTCACTCATCTATCAGCACAGCACGGCACTgcg GTGGTGTTGACCAATCAGATGACGACGAAAGTGTCCCCAGGCCACACCCACCTTGTCCCTGCTCTGG GTGAGACCTGGGGTCACGCTGCTACACAGAGACTCATCCTACACTGGGAAGGAGCTCAaag gtttgCGACTCTGAATAAATCTTCGAGCCGTAAAGACGCCACAGTCCCCTACAACATCACG gtggatGGATTCCGAGACGCCAGCATTTCAGTGTCTTCTGTCCTGTCTCACAGTCCTGCAGCAGGGAGCCACAGTAAACGTCCTCGCACCGAAAACCAGCACActtaa